A section of the Archocentrus centrarchus isolate MPI-CPG fArcCen1 chromosome 20, fArcCen1, whole genome shotgun sequence genome encodes:
- the LOC115799800 gene encoding uncharacterized protein LOC115799800 isoform X1, with protein sequence MEAVTSTLQHSHGPRGPNPQNAAQPCQGSQQPAPGAPRPEDQHHKPFFYIQPSQPYMPMQNLQWPLPVPMPMSYNPYYGYPGLGYGMPMMPHYQPNPYMEPPGFVLPHTHLHLMDYRRMLNPQYYQTMAYHARRFRYQQNSPTREMTSSEVQTESLSVTQTSNAPSSRDIESSSVLPVCSSSNTSVSSSQVLSPALAMQNSPECTDMVPSSIRMPSNSSFVIQTEEVRIECCTTPVGLQLLHSHEAAEVSHNFSQDMVQCSSILQGHVLQDEGLCLPPDESEQALQVCPDILLVRTPSTGENIPTPDKSGSQMVPVISSLGSQEAICGEAEAKSEREQSMTKNTQLKVAHLPFDTNYLDELRKMESSVWSVEETLVPSPESLIQNGPAESLEETLSTAAEVASTEMLLEEEPPTEDTPAVFKMPPLEDDLEGIVPTVEDVGDEMVAEAEIWPMMDEPVSEETAKPKLMHTEEVALASNMQQLNSPLKADRSQSRAETSVQDCQDTSFESLPAYLPSTNWLADFDNLYYSNKLSQAPKKQTRPLSNQGLDVPTRRRKLDLEYKELNIRKPKEKYKPKGKVDRQCLSDHECCLGRNFSENVVSPYVPKRERLCSRCLAKHKISMPASPGLEGRSLKRKAVPFQQWNDALLTTCDACKSHTKRRIRKDSNPDLRSPHRGHDTEGESSENSLCRTGQRWRPGDDLRKLRDFKRPLGCKQNLEKSPAAMHPKLREKNCVCNELQHQPAAWERLRHCPHGNAIREIDENSAVPLQDKWRNVDQVYLTHRWQTEKSSTPKSDTSGSKNEARSQHSNTHEKSQSQGTRMRDTRC encoded by the exons ATGGAGGCAGTAACATCTACCTTACAACATTCGCACGGCCCTCGAGGGCCAAACCCACAGAATGCAGCTCAGCCATGCCAGGGGTCCCAACAGCCGGCTCCAGGGGCTCCACGTCCTGAGGACCAGCACCACAAACCTTTCTTCTACATACAGCCAtcgcagccatacatgcccatgcaGAATCTGCAGTGGCCTTTACCGGTGCCCATGCCCATGTCCTACAATCCATACTATGGCTACCCAGGTTTAG GTTATGGGATGCCCATGATGCCACACTATCAACCTAACCCATACATGGAGCCACCTGGTTTTGTTCTCCCACATACCCACCTCCACCTGATGGACTACAGGCGCATGCTCAACCCCCAGTATTATCAGACCATGGCCTACCATGCCCGCAGGTTCCGCTACCAACAGAACTCCCCGACCAGAGAAATGACCAGTTCTGAGGTTCAAACTGAGTCACTTTCAGTGACCCAGACCTCCAATGCCCCAAGTTCCAGAGACATTGAGTCCTCCAGTGTCCTCCCAGTTTGTAGCAGCAGCAACACCAGTGTCTCCAGTAGTCAGGTGCTCTCACCAGCCTTGGCTATGCAAAATTCTCCAGAGTGCACGGACATGGTGCCTTCCTCCATCAGGATGCCATCAAACAGCAGCTTTGTGATTCAAACTGAAGAGGTTAGGATTGAATGCTGCACTACACCTGTGGGACTACAGCTGCTGCATTCTCATGAGGCTGCAGAAGTATCCCATAACTTTTCCCAAGACATGGTCCAATGTAGTTCCATTCTCCAGGGTCATGTCCTGCAGGATGAGGGGCTCTGCCTCCCTCCTGATGAGTCAGAGCAGGCACTCCAGGTTTGTCCTGATATCCTGTTAGTTAGAACGCCCAGCACAGGTGAGAATATCCCTACTCCAGATAAGTCTGGGAGCCAGATGGTCCCTGTCATTTCCAGTTTAGGATCTCAAGAAGCAATTTGTGGGGAAGCTGAAGCTAAAAGTGAGCGAGAGCAGAGTATGACTAAGAATACCCAACTCAAAGTGGCTCACCTGCCATTTGATACCAACTACCTGGATGAGCTGAGGAAGATGGAGTCTTCTGTTTGGTCAGTGGAGGAGACTTTGGTCCCTTCCCCTGAGTCATTAATCCAAAATGGCCCCGCAGAGTCTCTCGAGGAAACGTTGAGTACTGCAGCTGAAGTGGCTTCAACAGAGATGTTGCTGGAAGAGGAGCCACCTACAGAAGATACCCCAGCTGTGTTTAAGATGCCTCCCTTGGAAGATGACCTGGAAGGAATAGTCCCCACTGTGGAGGATGTGGGTGATGAAATGGTGGCTGAAGCTGAAATATGGCCTATGATGGATGAACCTGTTTCAGAAGAAACTGCTAAACCAAAACTGATGCACACAGAAGAGGTGGCTCTTGCATCCAATATGCAGCAGTTGAATTCCCCTCTTAAGGCAGATCGAAGCCAAAGCAGAGCAGAAACCAGTGTCCAGGATTGCCAGGACACATCCTTCGAATCATTACCTGCCTACCTCCCCTCAACTAACTGGCTAGCTGATTTTGATAATCTCTACTACAGCAACAAGTTGTCACAAGCTCCCAAGAAGCAGACCAGACCTCTGAGCAATCAGGGTTTGGATGTGCCTACTCGAAGAAGAAAACTAGACCTTGAGTACAAGGAGCTAAATATCCGCAAGCCAAAGGAGAAGTACAAACCCAAAGGCAAAGTGGATCGACAATGCCTTTCTGACCATGAATGCTGTCTTGGCAGGAACTTCAGCGAGAATGTTGTCAGCCCTTATGTGCCCAAGAGGGAAAGACTTTGCTCCAGATGTCTGGCGAAACATAAAATTAGTATGCCTGCCAGCCCTGGACTCGAGGGTCgcagcttaaaaagaaaagccGTTCCCTTCCAGCAGTGGAACGACGCCCTCTTAACAACATGTGATGCATGTAAATCTCACACAAAGAGGCGGATAAGGAAAGATTCTAACCCTGATCTTCGTAGTCCTCATCGAGGGCACGACACTGAAGGAGAATCCTCTGAAAACAGCTTGTGTCGCACAGGTCAAAGGTGGAGGCCAGGTGATGATCTAAGGAAGCTTAGAGACTTCAAGAGGCCACTGGGATGTAAGCAGAATCTGGAAAAAAGTCCTGCAGCAATGCACCCAAAGCTGAGGGAGAAGAACTGTGTGTGCAATGAGCTGCAGCATCAGCCTGCTGCTTGGGAGAGGTTGCGCCACTGTCCCCACGGGAATGCCATCCGAGAAATTGATGAGAACTCTGCCGTGCCTCTTCAGGACAAATGGAGGAATGTGGACCAGGTATACCTGACGCACAGGTGGCAAACTG AGAAGTCATCGACGCCCAAAAGTGACACCAGTGGCTC
- the LOC115799800 gene encoding uncharacterized protein LOC115799800 isoform X2 yields the protein MEAVTSTLQHSHGPRGPNPQNAAQPCQGSQQPAPGAPRPEDQHHKPFFYIQPSQPYMPMQNLQWPLPVPMPMSYNPYYGYPGLGYGMPMMPHYQPNPYMEPPGFVLPHTHLHLMDYRRMLNPQYYQTMAYHARRFRYQQNSPTREMTSSEVQTESLSVTQTSNAPSSRDIESSSVLPVCSSSFVIQTEEVRIECCTTPVGLQLLHSHEAAEVSHNFSQDMVQCSSILQGHVLQDEGLCLPPDESEQALQVCPDILLVRTPSTGENIPTPDKSGSQMVPVISSLGSQEAICGEAEAKSEREQSMTKNTQLKVAHLPFDTNYLDELRKMESSVWSVEETLVPSPESLIQNGPAESLEETLSTAAEVASTEMLLEEEPPTEDTPAVFKMPPLEDDLEGIVPTVEDVGDEMVAEAEIWPMMDEPVSEETAKPKLMHTEEVALASNMQQLNSPLKADRSQSRAETSVQDCQDTSFESLPAYLPSTNWLADFDNLYYSNKLSQAPKKQTRPLSNQGLDVPTRRRKLDLEYKELNIRKPKEKYKPKGKVDRQCLSDHECCLGRNFSENVVSPYVPKRERLCSRCLAKHKISMPASPGLEGRSLKRKAVPFQQWNDALLTTCDACKSHTKRRIRKDSNPDLRSPHRGHDTEGESSENSLCRTGQRWRPGDDLRKLRDFKRPLGCKQNLEKSPAAMHPKLREKNCVCNELQHQPAAWERLRHCPHGNAIREIDENSAVPLQDKWRNVDQVYLTHRWQTEKSSTPKSDTSGSKNEARSQHSNTHEKSQSQGTRMRDTRC from the exons ATGGAGGCAGTAACATCTACCTTACAACATTCGCACGGCCCTCGAGGGCCAAACCCACAGAATGCAGCTCAGCCATGCCAGGGGTCCCAACAGCCGGCTCCAGGGGCTCCACGTCCTGAGGACCAGCACCACAAACCTTTCTTCTACATACAGCCAtcgcagccatacatgcccatgcaGAATCTGCAGTGGCCTTTACCGGTGCCCATGCCCATGTCCTACAATCCATACTATGGCTACCCAGGTTTAG GTTATGGGATGCCCATGATGCCACACTATCAACCTAACCCATACATGGAGCCACCTGGTTTTGTTCTCCCACATACCCACCTCCACCTGATGGACTACAGGCGCATGCTCAACCCCCAGTATTATCAGACCATGGCCTACCATGCCCGCAGGTTCCGCTACCAACAGAACTCCCCGACCAGAGAAATGACCAGTTCTGAGGTTCAAACTGAGTCACTTTCAGTGACCCAGACCTCCAATGCCCCAAGTTCCAGAGACATTGAGTCCTCCAGTGTCCTCCCAGTTTGTAG CAGCAGCTTTGTGATTCAAACTGAAGAGGTTAGGATTGAATGCTGCACTACACCTGTGGGACTACAGCTGCTGCATTCTCATGAGGCTGCAGAAGTATCCCATAACTTTTCCCAAGACATGGTCCAATGTAGTTCCATTCTCCAGGGTCATGTCCTGCAGGATGAGGGGCTCTGCCTCCCTCCTGATGAGTCAGAGCAGGCACTCCAGGTTTGTCCTGATATCCTGTTAGTTAGAACGCCCAGCACAGGTGAGAATATCCCTACTCCAGATAAGTCTGGGAGCCAGATGGTCCCTGTCATTTCCAGTTTAGGATCTCAAGAAGCAATTTGTGGGGAAGCTGAAGCTAAAAGTGAGCGAGAGCAGAGTATGACTAAGAATACCCAACTCAAAGTGGCTCACCTGCCATTTGATACCAACTACCTGGATGAGCTGAGGAAGATGGAGTCTTCTGTTTGGTCAGTGGAGGAGACTTTGGTCCCTTCCCCTGAGTCATTAATCCAAAATGGCCCCGCAGAGTCTCTCGAGGAAACGTTGAGTACTGCAGCTGAAGTGGCTTCAACAGAGATGTTGCTGGAAGAGGAGCCACCTACAGAAGATACCCCAGCTGTGTTTAAGATGCCTCCCTTGGAAGATGACCTGGAAGGAATAGTCCCCACTGTGGAGGATGTGGGTGATGAAATGGTGGCTGAAGCTGAAATATGGCCTATGATGGATGAACCTGTTTCAGAAGAAACTGCTAAACCAAAACTGATGCACACAGAAGAGGTGGCTCTTGCATCCAATATGCAGCAGTTGAATTCCCCTCTTAAGGCAGATCGAAGCCAAAGCAGAGCAGAAACCAGTGTCCAGGATTGCCAGGACACATCCTTCGAATCATTACCTGCCTACCTCCCCTCAACTAACTGGCTAGCTGATTTTGATAATCTCTACTACAGCAACAAGTTGTCACAAGCTCCCAAGAAGCAGACCAGACCTCTGAGCAATCAGGGTTTGGATGTGCCTACTCGAAGAAGAAAACTAGACCTTGAGTACAAGGAGCTAAATATCCGCAAGCCAAAGGAGAAGTACAAACCCAAAGGCAAAGTGGATCGACAATGCCTTTCTGACCATGAATGCTGTCTTGGCAGGAACTTCAGCGAGAATGTTGTCAGCCCTTATGTGCCCAAGAGGGAAAGACTTTGCTCCAGATGTCTGGCGAAACATAAAATTAGTATGCCTGCCAGCCCTGGACTCGAGGGTCgcagcttaaaaagaaaagccGTTCCCTTCCAGCAGTGGAACGACGCCCTCTTAACAACATGTGATGCATGTAAATCTCACACAAAGAGGCGGATAAGGAAAGATTCTAACCCTGATCTTCGTAGTCCTCATCGAGGGCACGACACTGAAGGAGAATCCTCTGAAAACAGCTTGTGTCGCACAGGTCAAAGGTGGAGGCCAGGTGATGATCTAAGGAAGCTTAGAGACTTCAAGAGGCCACTGGGATGTAAGCAGAATCTGGAAAAAAGTCCTGCAGCAATGCACCCAAAGCTGAGGGAGAAGAACTGTGTGTGCAATGAGCTGCAGCATCAGCCTGCTGCTTGGGAGAGGTTGCGCCACTGTCCCCACGGGAATGCCATCCGAGAAATTGATGAGAACTCTGCCGTGCCTCTTCAGGACAAATGGAGGAATGTGGACCAGGTATACCTGACGCACAGGTGGCAAACTG AGAAGTCATCGACGCCCAAAAGTGACACCAGTGGCTC